In one window of Eggerthella guodeyinii DNA:
- a CDS encoding FAD-dependent oxidoreductase, which translates to MDINRRNFLKGALVTGAAAAAAVALPACSPAASSDAATGSASAGSSKGDAAAKHTWEVAPEPISDVAETQDYDVVIVGAGLAGINAAEAAARNGAKTVVIERNTTFSVRGVDVGHLGSKYHKANGFDLDPRVATRFLHQASHQTTNYDLIYVWASRSGEVFDYIEELGSKNGVSMVSALSGTAKYGNWSTLSDHWRVYPDAVSFVRGGEKYDARDDGQPVNVTLGELVYNSAVDNGAEFVFEARAEQLVGDAASGITGVIATTKDGKHVQYNAKKGVILATGDIGGNQEMIDAFCPISNRSDSNCYAPAGFNNGDGLTMGMWAGAALSKSEAAPMIHQFTLDTLEFNLTSFIMSWLAVNANGERYGAEMPFEPMLTNARMNTPGNVAWSIFDGDYETYLMQQQPERFDRFTDGLDAVMEKWLGNGKLIKADTLDDLAKQLDIPADTFKATVERYNSMAEAGEDVDFDVPAQWLAPVKTAPFYATKNVCSTLTIPFGLHVNADSQVLTAEDEPIEGLFAIGNVQGDFFGKDYPVHCPGVSHGRCVTFGQLVGEACAKDTTIGELDFA; encoded by the coding sequence ATGGATATCAACCGCAGGAATTTCTTGAAGGGCGCGCTCGTCACCGGCGCTGCCGCCGCCGCGGCCGTCGCGCTGCCGGCATGCAGCCCCGCCGCGTCCTCCGACGCCGCAACCGGCAGCGCGAGCGCAGGCTCGTCGAAGGGCGACGCCGCGGCGAAGCACACGTGGGAAGTGGCGCCCGAGCCCATCTCCGACGTGGCCGAGACGCAGGACTACGACGTGGTCATCGTGGGCGCCGGCCTCGCGGGCATCAACGCCGCCGAAGCGGCCGCTCGCAACGGCGCCAAGACGGTGGTCATCGAGCGCAACACCACGTTCTCCGTGCGCGGCGTGGACGTGGGGCACCTCGGCAGCAAGTACCACAAGGCGAACGGCTTCGACCTCGACCCGCGCGTGGCGACCCGCTTCCTGCATCAAGCCTCGCATCAGACCACGAACTACGACCTCATCTACGTGTGGGCCTCGCGCTCCGGCGAGGTGTTCGACTACATCGAAGAGCTGGGCTCCAAGAACGGCGTGAGCATGGTGTCCGCGCTGTCCGGCACGGCGAAGTACGGCAACTGGTCCACGCTGTCCGACCACTGGCGCGTCTACCCCGACGCCGTGTCGTTCGTGCGCGGCGGCGAGAAGTACGACGCCCGCGACGACGGCCAGCCGGTCAACGTGACGCTGGGCGAACTCGTGTACAACTCCGCCGTCGACAACGGCGCCGAATTCGTGTTCGAGGCGCGCGCCGAGCAGCTCGTGGGCGACGCGGCAAGCGGCATCACCGGCGTCATCGCCACCACGAAGGACGGCAAGCACGTGCAGTACAACGCCAAGAAGGGCGTCATCCTGGCCACGGGCGACATCGGCGGCAACCAGGAGATGATCGACGCGTTCTGCCCCATCTCGAACCGCTCGGATTCCAACTGCTACGCGCCGGCCGGCTTCAACAACGGCGACGGCCTGACCATGGGCATGTGGGCCGGGGCCGCCCTGTCGAAGAGCGAAGCCGCGCCGATGATCCACCAGTTCACGCTGGACACGCTCGAGTTCAACCTCACGTCCTTCATCATGAGCTGGCTGGCCGTGAACGCCAACGGCGAGCGCTACGGCGCCGAGATGCCCTTCGAGCCCATGCTGACGAACGCCCGCATGAACACCCCGGGCAACGTGGCATGGTCCATCTTCGACGGCGACTACGAGACGTACCTCATGCAGCAGCAGCCCGAGCGCTTCGACCGCTTCACCGACGGCCTCGACGCCGTCATGGAGAAGTGGCTGGGCAACGGCAAGCTCATCAAGGCCGACACGCTGGACGACCTGGCCAAGCAGCTCGACATCCCGGCCGACACGTTCAAGGCCACCGTCGAGCGCTACAACAGCATGGCCGAGGCCGGAGAGGACGTCGACTTCGACGTGCCCGCGCAGTGGCTCGCGCCCGTGAAGACCGCGCCGTTCTACGCCACGAAGAACGTGTGCTCCACGCTCACCATCCCGTTCGGCCTCCACGTGAACGCCGACTCGCAGGTGCTCACCGCCGAGGACGAGCCCATCGAGGGCCTGTTCGCCATCGGCAACGTGCAGGGCGACTTCTTCGGCAAGGACTACCCGGTGCACTGCCCCGGCGTCAGCCATGGCCGCTGCGTGACGTTCGGCCAGCTGGTCGGCGAAGCGTGCGCCAAGGACACGACCATCGGCGAGCTCGACTTCGCCTAA
- a CDS encoding MarR family winged helix-turn-helix transcriptional regulator: protein MERIERCLDDMYEDFFQMDYLYGEFAKRYGESYHSMSILYLLGEHPEGISQKQLAAVLYLPKQTVGSIMAGLERRGLAEHRQDDADRRSKLHALTAEGARHCNEMMDALRAIEMRCVEEIGVEDMTRAHEISTRYLALFGRELESNEPARAADRS from the coding sequence ATGGAGCGCATCGAACGGTGCCTCGACGACATGTACGAGGACTTCTTCCAGATGGATTACCTGTACGGCGAGTTCGCGAAGCGCTACGGCGAATCGTACCACTCGATGTCGATCCTCTACCTCCTCGGCGAGCATCCGGAGGGCATCAGCCAGAAGCAGCTGGCCGCCGTGCTGTACCTCCCCAAGCAGACCGTGGGCTCCATCATGGCCGGCCTCGAGCGGCGCGGGCTGGCCGAGCACCGCCAGGACGACGCCGACAGGCGCAGCAAGCTGCACGCCCTCACCGCCGAGGGCGCCCGGCACTGCAACGAGATGATGGACGCCCTGCGCGCCATCGAGATGCGCTGCGTCGAGGAGATCGGCGTCGAGGACATGACCCGCGCGCACGAGATCAGCACCCGCTACCTCGCCCTGTTCGGGCGCGAGCTCGAATCGAACGAGCCCGCGCGCGCAGCGGACCGAAGCTAG
- a CDS encoding sensor histidine kinase: MTVVLGVLAAVASACAAYFGARYLLLKRSLRQVNRDLSEIVERLEDNRIVKLPVPDAELEALLGTVNRALEGIRRQAVAYARHEAELKTQVECISHDLRTPLTAILGYLALVDEDGMDAETRASLATVRRKADALQRLVAQFYELSQARSEDAPFERGAVEVGRLLRESVAGRYRLFEERGLEVRLSAPDRPVTVQGDANALERVVENLVHNAGKYARTTFDVEVIEGPGSVRVVFSNDVDALPPGDAERLFEPFYTADAARSDASSGLGLAIARSLASRMGGTLDARLERAGDASWLRFDLRLDAAEPDLGARF; the protein is encoded by the coding sequence ATGACGGTGGTCCTCGGGGTGCTGGCGGCGGTTGCAAGCGCGTGCGCGGCGTACTTCGGCGCGCGCTACCTGCTGCTCAAGCGCTCGCTTCGGCAGGTGAACCGCGACTTGTCCGAGATCGTGGAGCGCCTCGAGGACAACCGCATCGTGAAGCTGCCGGTGCCCGATGCCGAGCTGGAGGCGCTGCTGGGCACCGTGAACCGCGCGCTCGAGGGCATCCGGCGGCAGGCGGTGGCCTACGCGCGCCACGAGGCGGAGCTGAAGACGCAGGTGGAGTGCATCAGCCACGACCTGCGCACGCCGCTGACGGCGATCCTGGGGTACCTGGCCCTCGTGGACGAGGACGGCATGGACGCGGAGACGCGCGCGTCGTTGGCCACGGTGCGGCGCAAGGCCGACGCGCTGCAGCGCCTCGTGGCGCAGTTCTACGAGCTGTCGCAGGCGCGCAGCGAGGACGCGCCCTTCGAGCGGGGCGCGGTGGAGGTCGGGCGCCTGCTGCGCGAGTCGGTGGCGGGGCGCTACCGCCTGTTCGAGGAGCGCGGGCTGGAGGTGCGCCTGAGCGCGCCCGACCGGCCGGTGACCGTGCAGGGCGACGCGAACGCGCTCGAGCGGGTGGTGGAGAACCTCGTGCACAACGCCGGCAAGTACGCGCGCACGACCTTCGACGTGGAGGTGATCGAGGGGCCGGGCAGCGTGCGCGTCGTGTTCTCGAACGACGTGGACGCGCTGCCGCCCGGCGACGCGGAGCGGCTGTTCGAGCCGTTCTACACCGCGGACGCGGCGCGCTCGGACGCGTCGTCGGGGCTGGGCCTGGCCATCGCGCGGTCGTTGGCGAGCCGGATGGGCGGCACGCTGGACGCGCGGCTCGAGCGGGCGGGCGACGCGTCGTGGTTGCGCTTCGACCTGCGGTTGGACGCCGCCGAGCCCGACCTCGGCGCGCGTTTCTAG
- a CDS encoding ABC transporter permease encodes MLNYVKSEWYRIVHGRELYLFTGALCAIVLAGNVLLWVMSTTPDFPYATVRFSMSNLISMLTLLFFMAGLLVWVLFADDRKDGTFKNAIVHGCSRRDLFVGKCLVATALGLCVMAVVLAVYVGSAVLLLEGSTEAVFILLKGVAAALPFTVACIVLGVAVCSTLPKTIAAFLVWLAIVSIVPGVLGVIGMGVEPVARLASWLPANFFSSEVAINQSGLAQFLWDTPAGLAKCMIAGFSGIVVFGVAGLWRANRAEL; translated from the coding sequence ATGCTGAACTACGTGAAAAGCGAGTGGTACCGCATCGTGCACGGTCGCGAGCTGTACCTGTTCACCGGTGCGCTGTGCGCCATCGTGCTGGCGGGGAACGTGCTGCTGTGGGTCATGTCGACCACGCCCGACTTCCCCTACGCCACCGTGCGGTTCTCGATGAGCAACCTCATCTCGATGCTGACGTTGCTGTTCTTCATGGCGGGCTTGCTGGTATGGGTGCTGTTCGCCGACGACCGGAAGGACGGCACGTTCAAGAACGCCATCGTGCACGGCTGCTCGCGACGCGATCTGTTCGTGGGGAAGTGCCTCGTGGCGACGGCGCTCGGGCTGTGCGTCATGGCCGTGGTTTTGGCCGTGTACGTCGGCAGCGCGGTGCTGCTGCTGGAAGGCTCGACCGAGGCCGTGTTCATCCTGCTCAAGGGCGTGGCGGCGGCGTTGCCGTTCACCGTGGCCTGCATCGTGCTGGGCGTGGCGGTGTGCTCGACGCTGCCGAAGACCATCGCCGCGTTTCTGGTGTGGCTGGCCATCGTGAGCATCGTCCCCGGAGTGTTGGGCGTGATCGGGATGGGCGTCGAGCCGGTGGCCCGGTTGGCAAGCTGGCTGCCCGCGAACTTCTTCTCGAGCGAGGTGGCCATCAACCAGAGCGGCCTGGCGCAGTTTCTGTGGGATACGCCCGCGGGGTTGGCGAAGTGCATGATCGCCGGGTTCTCGGGTATCGTGGTGTTCGGCGTCGCGGGGCTGTGGCGCGCGAACAGGGCCGAGCTGTAG
- a CDS encoding ABC transporter ATP-binding protein yields the protein MDAVIETRGLTKRYGGFAALDDVSISVRRGEIFGLVGDNGAGKSTLFKLLCGLAFPTEGEMRLFGAHERGEVERQRARIGCIIESPGFYPQLSIEKNLECCRIQKGVPGKDAVARLLDAVELGHAKSRRCKDLSMGMKQRLGLAMALMGEPEVLILDEPVNGLDPSGIAEIRALLQRLNREKGITVVLSSHNLPELEQLATEYAFLRQGRLMEQVSAEQLQARCADCIDIAVSDAERYLVLLERELHHERYQVLPDGTVRIFDPQLEAEAYSRLAGEQGMGVSRLERRRTSLEQYYFELKEKGAA from the coding sequence ATGGACGCGGTAATCGAAACGAGGGGGCTGACGAAGCGCTACGGCGGCTTCGCGGCGCTCGACGACGTGAGCATCTCCGTGCGTCGCGGAGAGATATTCGGGCTGGTGGGCGACAACGGCGCGGGCAAGTCCACCCTGTTCAAGCTGCTGTGCGGCCTAGCGTTCCCCACCGAGGGGGAGATGCGGCTGTTCGGCGCGCACGAGCGCGGCGAGGTGGAGCGGCAGCGGGCGCGCATCGGGTGCATCATCGAAAGCCCCGGGTTCTACCCGCAGCTCAGCATCGAGAAGAACCTCGAGTGCTGCCGCATCCAGAAGGGCGTGCCGGGCAAGGACGCGGTGGCGCGCCTGCTGGACGCGGTGGAGCTGGGGCACGCGAAATCGCGCCGGTGCAAGGACCTGTCGATGGGCATGAAGCAGCGGCTGGGGCTGGCCATGGCGCTGATGGGCGAGCCCGAGGTGCTGATCCTCGACGAGCCGGTGAACGGCCTCGACCCCAGCGGCATCGCCGAGATCCGCGCGCTGCTGCAGCGGCTCAACCGCGAGAAGGGCATCACCGTGGTGCTGTCGAGCCACAACCTGCCCGAGCTGGAGCAGCTGGCCACCGAGTACGCCTTCCTGCGCCAGGGCAGGCTCATGGAGCAGGTGAGCGCCGAGCAGCTGCAGGCCCGCTGCGCGGACTGCATCGACATCGCGGTGTCGGACGCCGAGCGCTACCTCGTGCTGCTGGAGCGCGAGCTGCATCACGAGCGCTACCAGGTGCTTCCTGACGGGACCGTGCGCATCTTCGACCCGCAGCTGGAGGCGGAGGCGTACAGCCGCCTGGCCGGCGAGCAGGGCATGGGTGTGTCGCGCCTTGAGCGCCGTCGGACGTCGCTCGAGCAGTACTATTTCGAGTTGAAGGAGAAGGGGGCCGCGTGA
- a CDS encoding response regulator transcription factor, with protein MGAQTILIVEDDADINALLAKIAAREGFTTVQAYSGTEALLRMECAAFDLILLDMMLPGMEGSELMARLRGELGSSVPVIVVSAKAGSADKVGMLAAGADDYVTKPFDPDEVAARMHAVLRRAAGGAAAAGGSGASAGGAAADVLAHRDLRLDVACRRVTLGGAEVALTAHEFDILHVLMQAPDKVFSRELLYELVWKSGYYGEENAINVHVSNIRKKLAAAGAEGDYIKTVWGIGFKLA; from the coding sequence GTGGGCGCGCAGACCATTCTCATCGTGGAGGACGACGCGGACATCAACGCGCTGCTCGCGAAGATCGCGGCGCGCGAGGGGTTCACCACCGTGCAGGCGTACTCGGGCACCGAGGCGCTGCTGCGGATGGAGTGCGCGGCGTTCGACCTGATCCTGCTCGACATGATGCTGCCGGGGATGGAGGGCTCCGAGCTCATGGCGCGCCTGAGGGGCGAGCTGGGCTCGTCGGTGCCGGTGATCGTGGTGTCGGCGAAGGCGGGCTCCGCCGACAAGGTGGGCATGCTGGCCGCGGGCGCGGACGACTACGTGACGAAGCCCTTCGACCCCGACGAGGTGGCCGCGCGGATGCACGCGGTGCTGCGCCGCGCCGCGGGCGGGGCCGCGGCGGCCGGCGGGTCGGGCGCGAGCGCGGGCGGGGCCGCGGCCGACGTGCTCGCGCATCGCGACCTGCGGCTGGACGTCGCGTGCCGGCGCGTGACGCTCGGGGGCGCCGAGGTGGCGCTGACCGCGCACGAGTTCGACATCCTGCACGTGCTCATGCAGGCCCCCGACAAGGTGTTCTCGCGCGAACTGCTCTACGAGCTGGTGTGGAAGAGCGGCTACTACGGCGAGGAGAACGCCATCAACGTGCACGTCAGCAACATCCGCAAGAAGCTGGCGGCGGCGGGCGCCGAGGGCGACTACATCAAAACCGTGTGGGGCATCGGCTTCAAGCTGGCGTGA
- a CDS encoding C-GCAxxG-C-C family protein, with protein MTNADPRTAQLADREALDRRALELHGMNYNCAQAVACTLAPAVRADEDQCFRAAEALGAGMGGLTETCGALTGAAMIIGLANSNGKDDPTSKQGTYRIMRKLVADFRAHNGSTLCPELKGIKTRQPLRSCNDCILDALHLAADALAADAPRANAR; from the coding sequence ATGACGAACGCCGATCCCCGCACGGCGCAGCTGGCCGACCGCGAGGCGCTCGACCGACGCGCGCTCGAGCTGCACGGCATGAACTACAACTGCGCGCAGGCGGTGGCCTGCACGCTCGCGCCTGCCGTACGCGCCGACGAGGACCAGTGCTTCCGCGCCGCCGAGGCGCTCGGCGCGGGCATGGGCGGGCTCACCGAAACCTGCGGGGCGCTCACGGGCGCTGCGATGATCATCGGCCTGGCGAACAGCAACGGCAAGGACGACCCCACGAGCAAGCAGGGCACCTACCGCATCATGCGCAAGCTGGTCGCCGACTTCCGCGCGCACAACGGCTCCACGCTATGCCCCGAGCTCAAGGGGATCAAGACGAGGCAGCCCCTGCGCAGCTGCAACGATTGCATCCTCGACGCGCTGCACCTCGCCGCCGACGCGCTGGCCGCCGACGCGCCGCGCGCGAACGCGCGCTAG
- a CDS encoding LysR substrate-binding domain-containing protein, whose product MLESQGKVFHMALCLPPFYNFDQTCRRIAAMAQRITNASVTVSLAPSGKGLNGLHVGRFDALLTLGAVSHPSVDCVPVGAVPLGVFMAKDHPCVARDEVRLDDLKTYPVLTSEGFELFNDVVVSTYRKRGVDIACSPMTSQEIDRFLRERLGLVLAVGIPALGGMLPGATMRLMRPEDGLPIAICLVTAKGAKRPEYRALEGTLASGLKALAGEAFE is encoded by the coding sequence GTGCTCGAATCTCAGGGCAAGGTGTTCCATATGGCGCTGTGCCTGCCGCCGTTCTACAACTTCGATCAGACGTGCCGTCGCATCGCCGCGATGGCGCAGCGGATAACCAACGCGAGCGTGACGGTGTCGCTGGCTCCCAGCGGCAAGGGCCTGAACGGGCTGCACGTGGGGAGGTTCGACGCGCTCCTCACCCTGGGCGCGGTGTCGCACCCCTCCGTGGACTGCGTGCCCGTGGGCGCCGTGCCGCTCGGCGTGTTCATGGCGAAGGACCATCCCTGCGTAGCGCGCGACGAGGTGCGCCTCGACGACTTGAAGACGTATCCCGTGCTGACCTCCGAGGGCTTCGAGCTGTTCAACGACGTGGTGGTGTCCACGTATCGCAAGCGCGGGGTGGACATCGCGTGCTCGCCGATGACCTCGCAGGAGATCGATCGGTTCCTGCGCGAGCGCCTCGGCTTGGTGCTGGCCGTGGGCATTCCCGCGCTCGGCGGCATGCTGCCCGGCGCGACGATGCGGCTCATGCGGCCCGAGGACGGCTTGCCGATCGCGATTTGCCTGGTCACGGCAAAGGGAGCCAAGCGTCCCGAGTACCGGGCGCTCGAGGGCACCCTCGCCAGCGGCTTGAAGGCGCTCGCGGGCGAGGCCTTCGAGTAG
- a CDS encoding LysR family transcriptional regulator: MKRDWLPGKTACDKVRPVQGSLESRVRLLNIKQIRYFASAVAHGSLTAAAKHEYVSVQAISKSLSDLERELGYSLFSRKSHGIAPTAFGNAFLREATSVLKGFERLETFATCWGGGCSNLRARCSIWRCACRRSTTSIRRAVASPRWRSG, translated from the coding sequence ATGAAACGCGATTGGCTTCCGGGAAAAACGGCATGCGATAAAGTCAGACCGGTGCAAGGTTCCCTAGAGTCGAGAGTGCGTTTATTGAACATCAAGCAGATCAGATACTTCGCCTCCGCGGTTGCCCATGGCAGCTTGACCGCGGCGGCGAAACACGAGTACGTCAGCGTGCAGGCGATCTCGAAGTCGCTGAGCGACCTCGAGCGGGAGCTGGGGTACTCGCTCTTCTCGCGCAAGAGCCACGGCATCGCCCCCACGGCGTTCGGCAACGCGTTTCTGCGGGAAGCGACGTCGGTGCTCAAAGGGTTCGAGCGTCTGGAGACGTTCGCAACGTGCTGGGGGGGGGGGTGCTCGAATCTCAGGGCAAGGTGTTCCATATGGCGCTGTGCCTGCCGCCGTTCTACAACTTCGATCAGACGTGCCGTCGCATCGCCGCGATGGCGCAGCGGATAA